Below is a window of Myxococcaceae bacterium JPH2 DNA.
AGCGAGGCCGTCACGAGGAACGGCTCGATGCCCATGTTGAGCAGACGGCTGACCGTGCCCGGGGCGTCGTTGGTGTGCAGCGTGGAGAGCACCAGGTGGCCGGTGAGCGCCGCCTTCACGCCGATTTCCGCCGTCTCGAAGTCGCGGATCTCACCGATCATGATGATGTCGGGGTCCTGGCGGAGGAACGAGCGCAGCGCGGCGGCGAAGTTCAGGCCGATGTCGTCATGCATCTGCACCTGGTTGATGCCGCCGAAGTTGAACTCGACGGGGTCTTCCGCGGTGGAGATGTTGGTGCCCACGTCATTGAGCGACGACAGCGCGGAATACAGCGTCGTCGTCTTGCCGGAGCCCGTGGGTCCCGTCACCAGCACCATGCCGTAGGGCCGGTCGATGGCTTCCTTGAAGTCCGCCAGCGGCTTCGGATCGAACCCCAGCTTGGTCATGTCGAGCTGGAGGTTGCTCTTGTCGAGCAGACGCATGACGACCTTCTCGCCGAAGAGCGTGGGACACACGCTCACGCGGAAGTCCATCTCCTTGCCGCCGCCCATCTTGATCTTGATGCGGCCGTCCTGCGGCAGGCGGCGCTCGGAGATGTCGAGCGAGGCCATGATCTTCAAGCGGCTGGTGATGGCGTTGCGCAGCTTCATCGGCGGGCGCATCACCTCGTACATCACGCCGTCGATGCGGAAGCGGACCCGGAAGTCCTTCTCGTACGGCTCGATGTGGATATCGGACGCGCGCTTCTTGATGGCGTCCATGAGGATGAGGTTCACGAGCTTGACGACCGGCGCGTCATCCGCGGCCTTGGCCATCTCCTCGAGGTTCTCGTGCTCCTCCTTGGCCAGCTCGATGTCGTCGCCCACGTCGCCGACGATGTCCTCGAGCGAGGGGCCCTTCTCCGCGTAGTAGCGCTCGATGGACTCG
It encodes the following:
- the pilB gene encoding type IV-A pilus assembly ATPase PilB; its protein translation is MSGRLGELLVRENLISVQQLRKAQEEQQKSGTRIGTALIKTGAIEESKLTDFLSKQYGVPAINLKDFDIDPDIIKLVPKEVAEKHLVIPVNRAGPSLIVAMCDPSNIFAVDDLKFLTGYNIETVVASEVSIRESIERYYAEKGPSLEDIVGDVGDDIELAKEEHENLEEMAKAADDAPVVKLVNLILMDAIKKRASDIHIEPYEKDFRVRFRIDGVMYEVMRPPMKLRNAITSRLKIMASLDISERRLPQDGRIKIKMGGGKEMDFRVSVCPTLFGEKVVMRLLDKSNLQLDMTKLGFDPKPLADFKEAIDRPYGMVLVTGPTGSGKTTTLYSALSSLNDVGTNISTAEDPVEFNFGGINQVQMHDDIGLNFAAALRSFLRQDPDIIMIGEIRDFETAEIGVKAALTGHLVLSTLHTNDAPGTVSRLLNMGIEPFLVTASLNLILAQRLARRLCPACKKPADKVDEQALIDAGVPPDKLGSFTMYEKVGCRDCNDRGYRGRVAIYEVMPFWDGLKELVINGASAAELKQEAIRLGMSSLRMSGLRKMMDGLTTLEEVVGNTAPDRF